Proteins found in one Odocoileus virginianus isolate 20LAN1187 ecotype Illinois unplaced genomic scaffold, Ovbor_1.2 Unplaced_Contig_23, whole genome shotgun sequence genomic segment:
- the FAM83H gene encoding protein FAM83H, whose amino-acid sequence MARRSQSSSQGDNPLAPGYLPPHYKEYYRLAVDALAEGGPEAYSRFLASEGAPAFLCPEELEHVSRHLRPPQHVAPEPPEGSPPNLDFDGSSGTYWPVNSDQAVPELDLGWPLTFGFQGTEVTTLVQPPPPDSPSIKDEARRMIRSAQQVVAVVMDMFTDVDLLSEVLEAAARRVPVYILLDEMNAQHFLDMADKCRVNLHHVDFLRVRTVAGPTYYCRTGKSFKGHVKEKFLLVDCAVVMSGSYSFMWSFEKIHRSLVHVFQGELVSSFDEEFRILFAQSEPLIPSPGALARMDAYALAPYAGAGPLMGGQIPGAPTPFSFPKRAHLLFPPPREEGLGFPSFLDPDRHFLSAFRREESSRMPGGALEPHAGLRPLSRRLDAEAGPGGELSGPRGFFQARHLEMDAFKRYSYAAADGAGAVENLAAARQVSRQTFLSHGDDLRFQTSHFHRDQLYQQHYQWDPQLAPARPQGLFEKLRASRPGFPDHDEFTLGTGPRFPELGLDGHQRLDYVPSSASREVRHGSDPAFGPGPHGLEPGGAPRPNLGQRFPCQAVTRLGPETAPQPEPERRGGPEGRAGLRHWRLASYLSGCHSEDAGDEGLPAPMEAEAYDDDVLVSGGRATAGDLLPSAFRVPAPFPGKGLVPGSGSGGGDCPEREGPEEAGLAKQDSFRSRLNPLIQRSSRLRSSLIFSASQGEGAGGAAGASTEKAQLLHKEQTLSEMLGSGGEAVRSATSTKVAELLEKYKGPSRDPGGVGTAVTVASHSKAVVSQAWREEVSAPGGGGSSEHRSLESCLLDLRESFAQQLHQEAERQPGAATLTATQLLDTLGRGSSGTDRLPSRFLSAQGHSTSPQGQDSPPPEGPGGHQSEPKGSPTSAYPERKGSPTPGLPARKGSPTAGFTEQKGSPTSVYPERRGSPVPPVPERRGSPVPPVPERRGSLTLPFSGESPKAGPTEEAVGGPMEVLRKGSVRLRQLLSPKGERRAEDEGSFPMPQENGQPESPQRPSLGRVDSTEVAAEERGPWARVSSATANALYSSNLRDDTKAILEQISAHGQKHRGVPAPGPTPAHSSPELGRSPAAGSLAPDMSDKDKCSAIFRSDSLGTQGRLSRTLPASAEERDRLLRRMESMRKEKRVYSRFEVFCKKEEPGAPGAAEGPAEEDARDSKVGKFMPKILGTFKSKK is encoded by the exons ATGGCCCGTCGCTCCCAGAGCTCCTCCCAGGGGGACAACCCTCTGGCTCCCGGGTACCTGCCCCCGCACTACAAAGAGTATTACCGCCTGGCCGTGGATGCACTGGCTGAGGGCGGGCCAGAGGCATACAGCCGCTTCCTTGCTTCCGAGGGGGCGCCTGCCTTCCTGTGCCCTGAGGAGCTGGAGCACGTGAGCCGCCACCTGCGACCCCCGCAGCATGTTGCCCCTGAGCCCCCGGAAGGCAGCCCCCCCAATTTGGACTTCGATGGCTCCTCTGGTACTTACTGGCCTGTGAACTCCGACCAGGCAGTTCCTGAACTCGACCTAGGCTGGCCCCTGACCTTTGGCTTCCAGGGCACTGAGGTCACCACACTGGTTCAGCCGCCGCCACCTGACAGCCCCAGCATCAAGGATGAGGCTCGAAGGATGATCCGCTCTGCCCAGCAA GTGGTGGCTGTGGTGATGGACATGTTCACCGATGTGGACCTTCTCAGTGAAGTGCTGGAGGCCGCTGCGCGCCGCGTCCCAGTCTACATCCTCCTAGACGAGATGAATGCACAGCACTTCCTGGACATGGCCGACAAGTGCCGGGTCAACCTGCACCATGTGGAC TTCCTGCGCGTGCGCACTGTGGCCGGCCCCACCTACTACTGCCGCACTGGGAAGTCCTTCAAGGGCCACGTAAAGGAGAAGTTCCTCTTGGTGGATTGTGCCGTGGTGATGAGTGGGAGCTACAG ctTTATGTGGTCCTTCGAGAAGATCCACCGGAGTCTGGTACACGTGTTCCAGGGCGAGCTGGTCTCCAGCTTCGATGAGGAATTCCGCATTCTCTTCGCACAATCCGAGCCGCTGATACCCTCGCCCGGAGCACTGGCCCGCATGGACGCCTATGCCCTGGCTCCATACGCAGGGGCTGGGCCGCTCATGGGCGGCCAGATACCCGGGGCtcctacccccttctccttccccaaacGCGCCCACCTCCTGTTCCCACCACCTCGGGAAGAAGGCCTGGGCTTCCCCTCCTTCCTCGACCCCGACCGCCACTTTCTGTCGGCCTTTCGCCGAGAGGAGTCTTCACGGATGCCCGGGGGCGCCCTGGAGCCGCACGCGGGGCTGCGGCCGCTGTCGCGTAGGCTGGACGCAGAGGCTGGGCCAGGTGGGGAGCTCTCGGGTCCGCGGGGCTTCTTTCAGGCGCGGCACCTAGAGATGGACGCCTTTAAGAGGTACAGCTATGCGGCCGCCGACGGTGCGGGCGCCGTGGAGAACCTGGCGGCCGCACGGCAGGTATCACGGCAGACGTTCCTCAGCCACGGCGATGACCTCCGCTTCCAGACCAGCCACTTCCACCGCGACCAGCTCTACCAACAGCACTACCAGTGGGACCCGCAGCTTGCTCCGGCGCGCCCACAAGGCCTGTTCGAGAAGCTTCGTGCCAGCCGTCCTGGCTTCCCCGACCACGACGAATTCACACTGGGCACCGGGCCACGATTTCCGGAGCTCGGCCTGGACGGACACCAGCGGCTGGACTACGTGCCATCCAGTGCCTCGCGGGAGGTGCGCCATGGCTCAGACCCCGCCTTCGGGCCCGGGCCCCACGGTCTGGAACCCGGCGGGGCCCCTCGTCCCAACCTGGGCCAGCGCTTCCCTTGCCAAGCAGTGACGAGGCTAGGCCCTGAGACGGCGCCCCAGCCCGAGCCGGAGCGCAGGGGTGGGCCCGAGGGGCGGGCCGGACTGCGGCACTGGCGCCTTGCCTCCTACCTGAGCGGCTGTCACAGCGAGGACGCTGGAGACGAGGGCCTGCCTGCACCCATGGAGGCCGAGGCCTATGACGATGACGTGCTGGTTTCTGGGGGTCGGGCGACCGCTGGGGACCTGCTTCCCTCGGCCTTCCGTGTGCCTGCGCCCTTCCCAGGCAAGGGCCTAGTGCCGGGCTCGGGCAGCGGTGGCGGCGACTGCCCGGAGCGCGAGGGCCCGGAGGAGGCGGGCCTGGCCAAGCAGGACTCTTTCCGCTCACGCCTGAACCCGCTGATCCAGCGCAGCTCCCGGCTGCGCTCCTCACTCATCTTCAGCGCTTCACAGGGCGAGGGCGCGGGCGGAGCTGCGGGGGCCTCCACGGAGAAGGCGCAGCTGCTGCACAAGGAGCAGACGCTCAGCGAGATGCTGGGGTCCGGTGGTGAAGCCGTGCGCTCCGCTACCTCCACCAAGGTGGCCGAGCTCCTGGAGAAGTACAAGGGCCCCTCTCGAGACCCTGGTGGCGTGGGGACAGCAGTCACAGTCGCAAGCCATAGCAAGGCTGTCGTGTCCCAGGCGTGGAGGGAGGAGGTGTCTGCGCCTGGCGGCGGCGGTAGCAGTGAACACCGCAGCCTGGAGAGCTGCCTGCTGGACCTGCGTGAGTCCTTTGCACAGCAGCTGCATCAGGAGGCGGAGCGACAACCCGGAGCTGCCACTCTCACCGCTACCCAGCTGCTGGACACGCTGGGCCGGGGCAGCAGTGGCACGGACCGGCTGCCCTCCCGCTTCCTGTCTGCCCAGGGCCACTCCACCTCCCCGCAAGGGCAGGACAGCCCCCCaccagaggggcctggggggcacCAGTCTGAGCCAAAAGGGAGCCCCACCTCAGCCTACCCTGAGCGCAAGGggagtcccactcctgggcttccCGCCCGTAAAGGCAGCCCCACCGCTGGATTTACTGAGCAGAAGGGGAGCCCCACTTCTGTCTACCCTGAGCGCAGGGGCAGCCCAGTGCCTCCTGTTCCAGAGCGCAGGGGCAGCCCTGTGCCCCCTGTGCCTGAGCGCAGGGGCAGCCTCAcccttcccttctccggggaGTCTCCGAAGGCAGGGCCCACAGAGGAGGCGGTTGGCGGCCCCATGGAGGTCCTGCGCAAAGGCTCCGTGCGACTGCGGCAGCTGCTGAGCCCCAAGGGTGAGCGGCGGGCAGAGGATGAGGGCAGCTTTCCGATGCCGCAGGAGAACGGGCAGCCTGAGAGCCCCCAGCGGCCGTCCCTAGGCCGGGTTGACAGCACCGAGGTGGCTGCAGAGGAGCGGGGCCCGTGGGCGCGCGTGTCTTCAGCCACAGCCAATGCCTTGTACAGCAGCAACCTGCGGGACGACACAAAAGCCATCCTGGAGCAGATCAGCGCCCACGGCCAGAAGCATCGCGGAGTCCCTGCCCCAGGCCCGACCCCGGCCCACAGCAGCCCAGAGCTGGGTCGCTCGCCAGCGGCCGGCAGCCTGGCCCCTGACATGTCCGACAAGGACAAGTGCTCGGCCATCTTCCGCTCGGACAGCCTGGGGACCCAAGGCCGGCTGAGCCGCacactgcctgccagtgcagaggaacGCGACCGGCTCCTGCGCCGCATGGAGAGCATGCGCAAAGAGAAGCGTGTCTACAGCCGTTTCGAGGTCTTCTGCAAAAAGGAGGAGCCGGGGGCTCCCGGGGCAGCGGAGGGCCCAGCCGAGGAGGACGCCAGGGACAGCAAGGTGGGCAAGTTCATGCCCAAGATCCTGGGTACATTCAAAAGCAAGAAGTGA